The Virgibacillus sp. SK37 region GGCGGCTGATGAGCCTCGGGCCAACACGATGTTGGTCATGAAGGCGTTGCGACAGGACGTCGCGACTTTAGCCTTCCAACCCCTATAACGCATTCCGGGGTCTCACCTATGCCTCATCTCCCCCAGAAGTCTCCGTATTTTTCCTTCGCTAAGGTTTATTTTTTTGCGAGCTAATAAATATAAATCTTTAAAAAACCTCTATACCAATTGATTGGAATGAAAGATGACGACTCCTGCCGGAATAGCATGAGCTGAAGACCCTGCACGGAGCGTAGCGGAGGAAGCGGCTGAAGCCATGCCGGCGGAAAGCGTTCATCTGTAATGGAAATCAATGTCGATAGGTGATCTCCTAAGAGTATTAAGACAACTGATTAGCCCCTATAACTCTGCTACAAGTTGAATACTCTCATACCTCAAAACACAAGAGCGAAGTGTATTTTCCGAAACGGCCGTCCACTTTCCCGAATCATTGAATAACCCCACCAATATATTAGGAACATTTTCACTACCAATACAAAAAAGCCCGGAATACATGCTTTTCTATGAATAAGCATGTATCCCGGGCCTCGAATGAACCGAAATAAGAATAACATCTAAAGATACATAGACGTCACCCATACAAGCTTTTCATAGTCAGTTCATTTACGGTAAACTGGTAGAAACTCGCAGGCCATATCCCTGCTATTATATGAAAAACATCATTAAGTTTGTCTTTAGTATAACATCCATTTTCTATTAAACAAGTATTTTTTTTGAAAAACTTCTACTCTATCCCTTGTCATAAACCTTGAATCCCTTAATCTATCTAGGTTTATCTCAAATATTAAAAAGCTGCACAGCCCACTGGACTTCCATATTCCATTCCATTATAATGGCTACTATAATTAACAAAATACGAACAATAAGGTGATTGATATGTATAATTATTCGTTAATTTTTCAAGGAACTGCATTTACAAGCAAATCTGCTAAGGAAATAAATATAGTAAAAGACCATCTCTTTTGTGTTGACAATAACGGAATGATTGCAGATGTCCTATCCCCTGAAGATTCACTTTACCACTCCATCATCCAGGAGTACGAAGGCAAAAGTAACTTTTACCGTCTAGAGGAAGGTCAATATCTTTTACCAGGGTTTATCGATCTACACATTCATGCACCACAATGGGCACAGGCTGGAACAGCTTTGGACCTTCCTTTGAATGATTGGTTGCAGACATACACCTTTCCACTGGAAGCTAAATTTGAGGATACGACCTTTGCCAAAAAAGTGTATGAAGATCTTGTTCATACATTATTAAAAAATGGGACGACCACCGGATTATTTTTTGCTACCGTACACAGAGAAGCAAGCTATCTATTAGCTGAAATATGTGCAGAAAAAGGGCAACGGGGATTAGTTGGTAAAGTAGTCGCAGATGATCCAGAGCAAAATCCGGATTATTACAGGGACCAGGATGCTGCCACCGCATTAACGGAAACAGAACAATTTATTATCGATGTAAAGGAATTAGCAAAAACATCCAAACAAGGTGTTTATCCAGTTGTAACCCCAAGATTCATTCCGAGCTGCACCGATGAAGCGCTAAAAGGGTTGGGTGAACTTGCTGCCAAATATGACACACATATCCAGTCCCATTGTAGTGAAAGCGACTGGGAACATGGCTTTGTTAAAGATCGATTCCATAAAACCGATACAACTGCATTAAACGACTTTGGTTTATTACAGGATAAATCAGTGATGGCGCATTCGGTATTTTTGGAAGACAACGATGTGAAATTATTTGCTGAAACAGGCACAGCTATTGGACATTGTCCCTTATCTAATGCTTATTTCGCGAACGCTGTGATGCCCCTTCGCCACTTCCATTCCCGTGGTGTGGACATCGGCTTAGGAACAGACATTTCAGCTGGAGCAACCCCTAGTCTATATGATAATGCAAAGCAAGCAGTCGTATCGTCACGCATGCTGGAGGATGGGGTAGACACCTCCCTCTCTCCCGAAGCGCGAGGTGTAGACGATTCACGCATCACAATTAAGGAAGCATTTTATTTTGCAACAGCTGGTGGTGGTAAAAGCCTGAGTCTGCCGATCGGTCGTTTGGAGAAAGGCTATGCATGGGATGTGCAAATTATTAATACAAAAGCAAGTGGAAATACCCTTCCAATTTTTGATGAAAAGGAAGACTTGGATGATGTGTTTCAAAAGATCATGTATCTCGTTAAACCCGAAAATATTAAAGAGGTATGGGTGCAAGGGGAAAAAGTAGTAGGTGATTGATTAGAATTGTAGCAAGCCTACTGTTAATAATTATTCAAAATACAAGCAGGGAAGCTTTCGATCGAAATAGATGGAAAGCTTCCCCTTTTTTACTGCAAGAGAATCTCTTCACTAAAATGAAATTGCTTTTTGAGCTCCTTTCCTCACATCAACTTATCTTTGATCTTTAAATACACTTCATCTGTTCCAATCCCTGTAAGCAATGGAACCCCGTCAATCACATTTTCCTTCCAATCATCAGGGACAATGGTTGTTGACACGATAAATGCATAGTCATCACTTCTGCTATGTGCATCACTGATGTTCGCTTGATGGAGCTCTACCTGTGAAATTAAATTTTCCTTGGACAAGTATTCCTTCACTTTCCCTAAAACAACAGTTGAAGTAGCAACTCCAGTTCCACATACAATTAGTCCCTTTTTCATAACTGGTCCCCTTTCTTCCTGATTTTATTGACATATAGTAGCCCGGCAAATGCAACGATTCCAACAGCTGCAACCCCGTACCAGCTCGCCATTTTTCCAACGCCAACAAATAAACCGGTTGTCCAAAGCGCTCCGTCTACTAATGCTGAAATACTGTGATTGTTTCCAGCATCGAATCCGGCATTGTTTGCCATTTCTGTAAATAACGGAGAAACCCATGTAGCAATATACAGACCTGCACTTATGTAAATGGTTGCAGCAATAACTGTTCGAATTATATTCCCCTTAAATACAGGGACCATTAAGCAGATTAGAAATGGGATGGTAGCCAAATCGCCAAATGGCAATACCGTATTTCCTGGTAAGATAACTGCCAAAAAAAGAGTAATCGGCACCATTAATAAGGAGGCGGACAGGACTGCAGGATGACCAACTGATATGGCACTGTCCATCCCAATGAATAAATCTCTATTCGGAAATCTTTTTTTCATCATTTCCCCAGCCGCTTCCGAAACGGGCGTTAGCCCCTCCATCAGTAATGCAACCATTTTCGGCATCAAAACAAGTACAGCACCTGTCTGTATGGCCAATTGGAGTGTTTCCTGAAGGTTATAACCTGCCAGTACACCAATAACAATACCTAATAAGACACCGAGAATCATAGAATCTCCAAGTAACCCAAACCGTTTCTGGATGGTCTCATGACTAGCCTCCAATTTATTAAACCAAGGGATGCGGTCAAAAACATAATTTAGCGGTTTTGCTAAAAAATAGGACGGTGCAGAAGCTGCATGTGGGAAGGTAATTTGCTTGAACCCATAGTAGGATTGAACATCTGAGGCAAGCAGATCACCCAAGAGAAAAATCACAATGACATGTACAGCGATGGTAAGTAATCCCAATGAAAAGCTATTTGTGACCGCATAAACAAGGGAGCCTGTAAATGCGAAATGCCAATAATTCCATATATCCACATTTAACGTCTTGGTTAGTCCGGAAAGCAACAACAAAACATTTATTCCTATGCCTATGGGAATGGCTAGACTGCCTAGTGTTGTTCCATAGGAGATAGCCGCTGCGGCTGGCCAGCCAACATCAATCGTATGTAGATCGAAACCAAGATAATCAACCATCGACTTTGCTGCAGGTCCTAAGCTGCTCGTTAACAATTCAAGAACCAAATTCAATCCGACAAAACCAATTCCTACAGTAAGCCCTGCTTGAATCGCTTTTTTCAATTTCGTTCCAAGTATAAGTGCAAAAATAAAAATGATGACAGGGAGCATAACGGAAGCTCCCAGATCAACAAACCATTGTAAGCCTTCCATAAACCCACCCCAGCAAACTATGTTTCTATGTTATTGATTAATTGAAGCAAATGACTTTTCTTTTTTATTTGGTTGAGCTGCTGCATAAATGTAGTGTCCTGCAAACATAGAAACAACTTTTGTACATGTTGTAAATGCTCTGTCGGATCCCGAAAAGCAAGCATAAAAATAAAAGATACATCTATGTCTTGCTGATCGTTGCCCATTTGCTGGAAAACTACTGGCCTTCTTAAAGCCGCAAATACGACCTGACTTTCGATAACGTGCTTGCTGTCAGCATGGGGAACCGCCACCCCGTATGGTTGTACAGGTAATCCTGTGGGAAAGCTTTGCTCCCTTTTTAAAATTGCCTCCATATAATTTGGTGTCACATACCCTGTATTTATTAACATGCTGCTCATAGCAGATAGTGCCTGTTCCTTCGTGTCCACTGTCAGATCCATCATTAAAATATCGTTCAAATTCATCATCCTAAAACTTTCAACTACCCTAAATAGCGGTGATATAGTGATCTGGCTCTCGCGGCATCATTGGTTCCATGTACAAGCACCCGTCCGTCACGGAATAACACCAGGCGATCCTCACCGATTACAAACTGCAGTAAATAAGGGTTCTGCTTGACCTTTCCCAACTTGGCCAGTTGAACAGCCAATGTTTCTAAGTCTTTTGTCTCCCTGGAGCTTGGTCGAATCTGTACCGTTTCTCTACCACATAAGATTTCCGCTTTGGTTGTATTCTCATAATCCAAAAACGGATAGATGGCATGATCCCCACATGACTTGCACTGTTGCTGTTTTAAAGACTGTACTTGGATAGTTGATTGCTGATTTTTCCATAAATCGAAAGAAATTAATTCCTGCCGCAACATATCCGTATTTTCCGTCAATATCTTTAAAGCTTCTGCCGTTTGGTGAGCTACAACCATCTGTACAACCGGACTTATAACGCCTAACGTATCACAGGTCATGCCACCAATGGGTATGCTTTCCATTAAACAGTGTAAGCATGGAGATATCCCCGGCAGGATCGTGTTACTAATTCCATAGCTTCCCACACACGATCCGTAAATCCATGGGATAGAATGCTTCTGGGAAATATCATTGATAATCATGCGAATATCAAAATTGTCTGTGGCATCAATAATCAAATCAACTCCGTGAATGAGTTGCTCGAATTCGACAGGTGTCACATCCATAATATGTGCATGAATTGTTATTCCGCTATTAATTTCCTCCAGTCTCTTCTTGGCTGCGATTACTTTTGGCATACGTTCGTTAGCATCGGCCTCTGTATATAATTGCTGTCGCTGCAAATTGCTCCATTCCACATAATCTCTGTCCACTAATGTCAATTCTCCGACCCCTGCCCTGGCCAGAATTTCTGCACTTCCAGTCCCCAGTGCACCTGCTCCAATGATTAAGGCATGCTTATTATCTAGCTTTTGCTGACCTTCAGCACCAATGCCGGAGAAGAGTATTTGTCTTGAGTAGCGGTCATGCATCACACACTGATCCCTTCCATGGGACTACTTGCAGTAGCATATCTTTTCTTACCAATTCGGCCAGCTTCATATCCAAGGCGACCTGAAATTACGGCAAGCTTCATCGCTTCCGCCATTTTAATCGGATCCTTGGCTCCCGAAACAGCTGTATTTAGTAATACTCCTTCAGCCCCTATCTCCATTGCCATGGCAGCATCCGCAGGGGAACCGATACCTGCATCCACTATGACAGGAACATTTGCCTGTTCGATGATGACACTCAAGTTCAGTGGGTTAATAATCCCTTGACCGGAACCAATCGGTGAAGCACCAGGCATGATTGCATGTGCGCCAACTTCTTCAAGCTTCCTTGCCAGGACGACATCATCTGACGTATATGGTAATACGGTAAATCCTTCCTTGACTAATTCCTCTGTCGCCTTCAATGTTTCAATCGGGTCCGGCAATAAGGTTTTATCACAGCCAATTACTTCTACTTTAACCATGTCACAGAGCCCCGACGCTTTTGCCAGTTTTGCAGTTCGAACAGCTTCTTCTGCTGTTTTGGCTCCCGCCGTGTTCGGCAATAGGCTGTATTTTTGCAAATCGAGTTTTTCCAGAAAATTCGGCTGTGATGGCTCAAAAACATTCATCCGACGCACGGAAAAAGTTAGTATCTCTGTCTCCGATACGTTAACAGCTTCTTTCTGGGTTACAAAATCAGGATATTTCCCTGTACCTAGTAATAATCTTGAATTAAATTTTTTATCTCCGATGATTAACATCTCAACCGCCTCCTACAAATTGTACTAATTCGATTTTATCGCCATCCGCTACTTCTTTTTCCGGGTGTATTGCTTTGTCCAGTATTTCTCCGTTATGCTCTACAATTACTACTGGATTCGTTATATTAAAGTGGGTCTTTACATCTGTAATTGTTTTGACAGATGTAGGCACCTGAATTTGCTTTCCGTTAACAAGTAGATTCATATTTTCACCCCCTCCAATGATTTCCTGTCCAAACGGAAGGTATCATCTACAGCCTTGCCTTCCATTAGGTCAGCAACCATTTCGCCTGTAATTGGACTTAATAAAATTCCATTTCTAAAATGACCTGTCGCTATCGTCAATCCATTAAGATCCGGATGTTTTCCAATATAAGGATATCCGTCTCCGGTTTGTGGTCGAATTCCTGACCATGCTTTTTCCCATCTAGCATTCTTTAATTCTGGAAGCAGCCTTCCTGCCATTTCAATTAATTGAAATAAACTGGCTACTTGAACTGTTGGATCCTCATCATAAGGCTTCTGTGTTGTACCAATGATGGTTCTTCCACCGGATTTAGGCACAATATATCCATTGGATAAAAATATACTCGATGTGGCAATTGGCTTATCGTGCATAACCGAAAAGCACTCTCCTTTTACCGGATACACATTCAATGCTACACCAGCATTCCTAAGTATATGCTGACTCCACGCCCCCCCAGCTACAATTATATCTTTCGCCCAAAACGTGCCGGCACTAGATTTCACCCCTGTTAAGCTTCCGTTTTCATTGATAAAATCCTTCACTTCTGTATGCTCCAACATATCTGCGCCAAGCTTTTTGGCGGATTCTGCAAAGGCATGGGCCAGAAGCGGTGCGGAAACCTGCCCATCATTCGGTAGATATACCCCACCAAAGGCAGCTTCCGACAATCCAGGCTCCCGCTTTTTCAGCTCTTCTGCAGGTAACCATTCTGCTTCCTCCCCGATCGATTGCTGGTATGCAGCGACTGCTTTTAAATGCGCTACTTCTTCTTCGGTTTGCGCGACTTTTATAATGCCACTTTGCATCAATTCGATATCGACACCCGAGATTTGGTATAATTCCTTTGCCAATTCAGGGAATCTGGACCTACTCTGTCTCGCTAAGTTAAATAACGGGCTATCTCCTTCCAGCTCGGATTGAGCACCAAGCATACCAGCTGCGGCACTGGAAGCTTTCTCTGCCAAACCATCCTTTTCCAAAACGAGTACACGATGGTTACGTTTACTTAGTTGAAAGGCAATGGAACTGCCAATCACGCCTCCTCCAACTATAATAGAATCATAATGACGCTTCACATGACCACCTCGCTTTTTGTTAATGCGTATCTATATTCCTGTGCTGCCTTCTGTGGATCCTTTGCAAGTAATATCCCTGAAAGAATAGCTACACCACTTGCACCATGTGCCATTACCTCTTGTACATTTCCAGGGTTTATTCCCCCAATACCAATTACCGGTGCGGAAACTTGCCTGGCAACATGCTGTAAGCTTCCCACGCCCTTAGGCTCCAGATTAGGTTTGGAGGCGGTTTCAAATAGATGTCCATATACAAGAAAATCCGCTCCCTGTCCCGCCAGGTGTGTTGCTTCACTTGCCGTATGTACAGAGCAACCAACCTTTAATTCGGGAAATGCGCTATTCACCTTAGCCACTTCCATGCTTCGATAGGTCAGTTGGACACCATGAACTCCCGTTTGATGTGCTACATCCACACGATGATTCACAATGAGCTTTTCCTTTGGGACCCCACTGGCAGAAAGCTTTTCAATGGTCTGTACCAATTCTTGGTCAGTCCATTTCGGTTCACGTAAATGCAAAAAGTCTATGTAATGATGGATTTCAGCAACAATGGAAACAAGTTTGTCTGATGTTTGCTGACCTGTAGAAATCACATGCAGTTTCTTTATGTTGACCGCCTCCCTTTTTTGTGATTTTTAAAAAAACGGATAAATCCAAGGTTGCTGTAATTGTTAGGTTGCTTAAATGGCAACTTCCTACAGCATAATTTTTGCGTAGTTTTAGGAAAGTCACTGTAGTGATAACTTCAGAAGAATCTAGCTACACATAAAATCCGGGCCTAATATATATGTTTGAGTCCTCCAATGATTCGCAGAACGTATAAACTCGAACTAACTAAGAATATAGAGGCTGCGTAAATCACCGCTACGGGGAAATATTCCGCTTTCCGCGGGCGGCTGATAAGCCTCCTCACGCTACGCGTTCCGTGGTCTCATCGAGGCCTCTCCTCCCGCAGGAGTCTCCATATTTCCCCTTCGCTACTACTTACTTTTTTATCTAGGAAAAAAACTGCGTTCGTATACAACCAGGATGTGCTGTGTACGAATTGATTGGAGTGGAAGGCGGCAATCTAAGAACGCCACGTCCTGGGACTGCGCTAACTCGTCCCACCGAAAACATTTGTGGCAACGATTGCATAACCAACGTCCTGTTGGCCCGCGACTCCTGCCGGAATAGCATGAGCTGAAGACCCTGGACGGAGCGTAGCGGAGGAAGCGGCTGAAGCCATGCCGGCGGAAAGCGTCCATCTGTAATGGAAATCAATGGGTTTATCCGCTTACTAGAGGGACCTAATACTAAAGGTTTCTCTAGTTCGCCCTTCCCTCCAACTATCAATGTAATGAGACAACATTTGTGCCCCAACATTTGCAATAGAAACTAAGTTCTTTCCCTCCTGTTATTCAGGAAAACAAAAAAACCACTCTTCCTTAATAGGGAAAAGTGGTTTGTACGCTTGTATTTTCATAAAAATATAAACGGATACCAATCCACCACTTCCCTACGCCGGCACTAACCGTCTCAAGTTCAAAGAGTCCCAAAGTCAATCACTTTGATCTCAGCCCTTTTAAAAGGCACCCCTAGTGGAATCGCATATTAAATTGTTCTTGATAAGAAATTTATCACGCTTATTTAAAATTGTCAATAATAATTTATTTTTCTGATAATGTTTAGGCTGGTTTGAGTTGTTATCTATTCTCTCTAGCAATTTCCACAAACAGATTGGAAGTTCCTTGTTCCACCTTTATTCCAAATTGTTCATGGATAGGATAGCTTCAAGGTACTTCTGTTTCTTTTTTGCTATCCCCCCTAAATCATATTCTAACACTTCCTCATATTCCAAGATGTTCCCTTGTTCGATTGATCCATAATATTTATCAAGTAAAACTTCAAATGCCGACTCATTTAGTTGCAAGAGTTCGGAGACCAAAAACTTTTGAAGAGTGCTTCTCTCCAGGATTTTAGTTACCGATATTAGAAATCGTTTATATACTCGCCCTAATCAGATTATGCAACCGTGCACGCAATCTGATAATATGTGGCTCTCTTCCATAATGAACCCGATTGGTTAGTAAAATAACATGCAATTGGGCTTCGGGATCAAACCATATACTTGTACCCGTAAAGCCTGTATGTCCATAAGCACTAGCGGAGAACAGATCTCCACAGGAAGATAATTTCGGACTTTTCAGCATCCACCCAAGTCCCCTATATCCCTCATCGAATGGGGTATGGTTTTGCCTAGCCAGTCTTAGTACACTTTCTGAAAGAATGCGTTTTCCTTTATACATGCCGTTATTTTCTATCATTCTTGCAAAATTGCTTAAATCGCCTACCGTAGAAAATAAACCAGCATGGCCACTAATACCATTCATTGCATAAGCATTTTCATCATGCACGATTCCTCGTTTATAATCACCGAGCTCTTCACTATATTCTGTGACAGCAAAATCCCCCGTACTCTTTGTGGGGTTAAATGTTGTTTTTGTCATTTCCAAGGGAGTAAATACTTCCTTATTAACAAATACGTCAAATGGCTCAGCCGTAATTGTTTCTATCATTTGATAAAGTGTAATAAAGCTTAAATCACTATACACAACCATGGAGCCTGGTTTGTATTCAAGAGGCTCTGTGAGCGCGCGTTGGAGTATTTGATCTCTCGTCAAATTTTCTTTATAAAATTGCCGGTGTGCTGGAAAACCAGCAGTATGTGTTAATAAATGTCTGATAGTTACTTGTTCTTTGCCATTCTTCGAGAAAACTGGCAGGAAAAAACTAACTGGATCATCCAAACGTATGTCACCACGATCTATTAGCTTCAAGACAGCAGGAAGGGTAGCAATGACTTTTGTAAGAGAGGCAAGATCAAACGTTGTATCTATCTGCATATGGGAGGCTGTGGGATGCACTGCTCGATAGCCAATTGCCTCACGAAAAATTGTCTCACCTTGATACCCTACATGTAGCACCGCACCAGGGATATGCTTTGCATCAATCTCTTTTTGCATAAATGCTCGGACTTTTTCTATCATTGGGTACGCCTCCCCGTATGTAAAGATTTTTTATAAGAATCATAGCTTTTCCAAATGGTATAGCCAAGTTTTCTATAGAATACTACGAGCCCTGTCCAATCAATCACAATCCGATGGATACCTCGTTTTCGTAGCTCCGCAATTCCTGCTTCTACAATTGCAAGCCCATATCCCTGGCCTCGTTCTCTATCATCTACTCCCAATGGACCAACTCCCCCAAGTTCCTCTTTGAAGAGGGGCGCCCAATAAACATTTTGAGCAATGAACGGTGAACGAGAATCATTTACTCTACAGAAACCAATAATTTTACCCTGTTTTTTCATGACAATAAATTCACGGCCAGTTCCTCCACGCTCAAAATATTTTATAGCTTCATATTCCCAGCGCCCTGGAAAACAGCGGTTCATAAATGCAAGAAATACTTCTTTCTCATCAATAGCTAGAACGGAGAACGTCACGCTAGAATTCGTTGGTTCCTCAATCCCTTCGCTAGCAGCATATTCTTTCATCATGTCATGCTCCTGTACATACATTTTATATCCTTTCGCTTCAAACCATTGCTTTGCTTTCATATTGGTTTCTGGAATACCAGGGAAATAATGCCACGGGTCTCTCCCAAGCAAAATCCTTCCCATGCCTCGATCACGAAAAACTTTTTCCGCATGGACCAGTAAGCGAGAACCAATTCCCTTATTCTGATCCTGTTTCGCCACTACAAGAACTTGAATCCACCCTGTGCTGGTTGGCATGGAAACAGAAGCTGCTTCCTGCCACATTTTTGCAATGATAAACCCAATTACCTCATTAGCATCATTGATTGCAATCAGGGACCCTTCCCAGCTCACATTCTCATCCTGAAAACTATTTTGTTCAAATAGCTCTGTCCTCATCGGAAAGTCTGTGCCTAATTCTTTATTCCACAAATCAACCAACTGTTGTAAATAGATTGCATTCCATTTAACAAGCTTCATCTTTTTCACCCCCGTTTAGACATCTTATAGTTTTGGATAAATTCGTGTTCGTTAATTTGAATCCCGTCTTTTTTTAATGCCGCGATAACAGCTCCACCTGCAGGATCAATTTCAGGCATGATAAAGTGAACTTTCTTCCCAAGTAGTTTTAACGTTTGTGCCATTGTTTCTTGGATTAAGTCAACGCGGTTAAAAATACCTCCTGCTAGAACAACAGGCACAACTTGTCTTTCCTCTTTAAAATGATTAGAAATTAACCTAGCAATCGATTTTCCGATTTCTTCCCCTTGCTGCTCAATTATTGAAAGGGCAATTGTATCAACTTGATCAGCTGCCTTAAAAACAAGCCTGCTTAATGATGCAATTTCTACTTTTACATCAGCAGCTTGATAGACATGTGGAATTACATCAGGCAATTCTTTTTCATGAAAATGCTCCAGAATAAATTCACCCAATAATGTAGGTATCCTTCTTTCATCAAGTGCTTTAAAAGCTGCTTGTAAGGCATCTCTGCCAATAGAAAAACCACTGCCTTTTTCATCAATAAAATGTCCCCAGCCACCAACACGACCGTGTTCCCCATCTGCATTAACCCCATAGGTGATAGAACCTGTACCGGAAATTTGTACAATTCCCGGCTTGCCGAACGTTCCAGAATATAATGCAGTTACTGCATCATTATCTACACTAATATTTTCATATCCCTCCAGAATTACGGACAAAATCTGTTTCATTCTTTGTTTGGAAGCTTGTCTGCTTACCCCGGACATTCCGGCAAATACTTGAATAATATCGTTTATTTGCAGATTACTTTGTTTCCAAAGCTCATTTAATAGGTTCTGAAATCTTAATTTCATGGTTTCTTCAGGTACACTATTCGGATTAGTTGCTTCAACTAGCGCTTCAGCAATCACCTTTCCTTTTGCTGTTGTAATGATTGCTTTTGTTTTTGTCCCTCCACCATCAATCCCCAAATAATACATAAAAAATCTCCTCCATGTAACAAAAGGATTAACTCCTGTTGAGCTAACCCTTGTATGTTTAAGTACTTCTTTATCTTTTTTTACTAGTGCCATTACCATTCATTGTAAGAAAATCTACTGCATCCCTTGTTGCTCCTAGATGCTTTACTGTCTCTTCATATTGCATGGAAGCAACACACATAAAGAGAATATCAACTACTTGCAGTTGAGCAAGACGGGAAGAAGTTGCTCCACTGCGAAAGGTTGGCTCACTGGAAGCAGAAGTAAACAAGTTAACATCCGCTTGATCAGCAACCGTTGACCTGCCATATTTTGTCAGGCTGATCGTCTTAACCTTGTTTTCCTTAGCTAGCT contains the following coding sequences:
- a CDS encoding serine hydrolase, whose product is MIEKVRAFMQKEIDAKHIPGAVLHVGYQGETIFREAIGYRAVHPTASHMQIDTTFDLASLTKVIATLPAVLKLIDRGDIRLDDPVSFFLPVFSKNGKEQVTIRHLLTHTAGFPAHRQFYKENLTRDQILQRALTEPLEYKPGSMVVYSDLSFITLYQMIETITAEPFDVFVNKEVFTPLEMTKTTFNPTKSTGDFAVTEYSEELGDYKRGIVHDENAYAMNGISGHAGLFSTVGDLSNFARMIENNGMYKGKRILSESVLRLARQNHTPFDEGYRGLGWMLKSPKLSSCGDLFSASAYGHTGFTGTSIWFDPEAQLHVILLTNRVHYGREPHIIRLRARLHNLIRASI
- a CDS encoding GNAT family N-acetyltransferase; the encoded protein is MKLVKWNAIYLQQLVDLWNKELGTDFPMRTELFEQNSFQDENVSWEGSLIAINDANEVIGFIIAKMWQEAASVSMPTSTGWIQVLVVAKQDQNKGIGSRLLVHAEKVFRDRGMGRILLGRDPWHYFPGIPETNMKAKQWFEAKGYKMYVQEHDMMKEYAASEGIEEPTNSSVTFSVLAIDEKEVFLAFMNRCFPGRWEYEAIKYFERGGTGREFIVMKKQGKIIGFCRVNDSRSPFIAQNVYWAPLFKEELGGVGPLGVDDRERGQGYGLAIVEAGIAELRKRGIHRIVIDWTGLVVFYRKLGYTIWKSYDSYKKSLHTGRRTQ
- a CDS encoding N-acetylglucosamine kinase, with protein sequence MYYLGIDGGGTKTKAIITTAKGKVIAEALVEATNPNSVPEETMKLRFQNLLNELWKQSNLQINDIIQVFAGMSGVSRQASKQRMKQILSVILEGYENISVDNDAVTALYSGTFGKPGIVQISGTGSITYGVNADGEHGRVGGWGHFIDEKGSGFSIGRDALQAAFKALDERRIPTLLGEFILEHFHEKELPDVIPHVYQAADVKVEIASLSRLVFKAADQVDTIALSIIEQQGEEIGKSIARLISNHFKEERQVVPVVLAGGIFNRVDLIQETMAQTLKLLGKKVHFIMPEIDPAGGAVIAALKKDGIQINEHEFIQNYKMSKRG